A region of Paenibacillus thiaminolyticus DNA encodes the following proteins:
- a CDS encoding C45 family autoproteolytic acyltransferase/hydolase, whose protein sequence is MQERTGYFAHLEGTSREAGRQQGRFAAEHPGWMPMLVLPEPLPDARLRETMRLLDDYCPGMNDELLGAAEQLGVEPGRMVYYAGTDIQAGCSHCAVLPGKTADGRTYVLRNYDLSPEIADMRLCDTAIHGRYRHIGFSTVLFGRTEGMNEHGLCVTFSACGQPVGNIEGMRAAKVSGLQFWAVVRMVLERCRTAAEAVAAIREMPIASNMNLIIADASGHAALLGTFDGEIAVKEADGTAETYITATNHPLFPEVARLEPRRLNHSVVRHELLNEALGGSAPVGKDDLRGLVQQEYPHGLTVHNYRQWFGTLYSMLFDLNERALDVCFGSPLQNPWYTVRIGERFPIEQVKVRMEHRDPEPGFWQLV, encoded by the coding sequence ATGCAAGAGAGAACGGGGTATTTTGCACACTTGGAGGGCACGAGCCGGGAGGCGGGCCGGCAGCAGGGGCGATTCGCGGCCGAGCATCCGGGATGGATGCCGATGCTCGTCCTTCCGGAACCGCTGCCGGATGCACGGCTGCGGGAGACGATGCGGCTGCTGGACGATTACTGCCCCGGCATGAATGACGAACTGCTCGGGGCGGCCGAGCAGTTGGGCGTCGAGCCGGGCCGGATGGTTTATTATGCGGGGACCGACATTCAGGCGGGCTGCAGCCACTGCGCCGTCCTCCCCGGGAAGACGGCAGACGGGCGGACTTATGTGCTGCGCAATTATGATCTGTCGCCGGAGATTGCCGATATGCGGCTCTGCGATACCGCGATTCACGGGCGGTACCGGCATATCGGGTTCTCGACCGTCCTGTTCGGACGAACGGAAGGAATGAACGAGCACGGGCTGTGCGTCACCTTCTCGGCGTGCGGCCAACCGGTCGGGAATATTGAGGGCATGCGGGCGGCGAAGGTGAGCGGCCTGCAATTCTGGGCGGTCGTGCGCATGGTGCTGGAACGCTGCCGGACGGCCGCGGAGGCCGTCGCCGCCATACGCGAGATGCCGATCGCCTCGAACATGAATCTGATTATCGCGGATGCGTCCGGGCATGCCGCGCTGTTGGGGACGTTCGACGGAGAGATTGCGGTCAAGGAAGCGGACGGAACGGCAGAGACTTATATTACGGCGACGAACCATCCGCTCTTCCCGGAAGTCGCCCGGCTGGAGCCGCGCCGGCTGAATCACTCCGTCGTGCGCCACGAGCTGTTGAATGAGGCGCTCGGAGGAAGCGCGCCGGTCGGCAAGGACGATTTGCGCGGGCTGGTCCAGCAGGAATATCCGCATGGATTGACCGTGCATAATTACCGGCAATGGTTCGGGACGCTCTATTCGATGCTGTTCGATCTGAACGAACGCGCGCTGGATGTTTGCTTCGGCTCGCCGCTCCAGAATCCATGGTATACTGTCCGTATCGGAGAACGCTTCCCGATTGAGCAGGTGAAGGTGCGGATGGAGCATCGCGATCCCGAGCCCGGCTTCTGGCAGCTGGTCTGA
- a CDS encoding GyrI-like domain-containing protein → MRRSIIESAVQYIETHLKGPLHADEVARHVHISYYHFHRMFHAMTGETLGDYIRKRRLTEASLELMGTQRPILDIAVDYQFESHEAFTRAFKKMFGLSPYAFRRKGIRPVVNSKGALIGPRLRHRVSSISLEPEIVELERSITVIGLQGHSNLRDNHIPDMWSELLRQRREAPSGSLGSTAYGICQAMGAMPLHDLSEETIFGQFIGFEAAGDGAPPPGMAAYVIRPGKYAVFRHRGPTSLLRSSYEYIWGTWMQAASWELDDRDDFEQYGEDFYGTEHEDSIIRIFIPVKPETGASG, encoded by the coding sequence ATGAGACGTTCCATCATCGAAAGCGCGGTCCAATATATCGAGACCCATCTGAAGGGACCGCTGCACGCGGACGAGGTCGCCCGGCATGTGCATATCTCCTACTACCACTTCCACCGTATGTTCCATGCGATGACGGGGGAGACGCTCGGAGACTATATCCGCAAGCGGAGACTGACGGAAGCGTCGCTGGAGCTGATGGGAACACAGCGGCCGATACTGGACATCGCCGTCGATTATCAGTTCGAGTCGCATGAAGCCTTCACCCGCGCATTCAAAAAAATGTTCGGCCTGTCCCCGTACGCATTCCGCCGCAAGGGGATCCGTCCGGTTGTCAACAGCAAAGGAGCGCTTATCGGCCCGCGGCTGCGCCATCGCGTCAGCAGTATCAGCCTCGAGCCGGAGATCGTTGAGCTGGAGCGGAGCATCACGGTCATCGGGCTGCAGGGCCACAGCAATCTGCGCGACAATCATATCCCGGACATGTGGTCCGAATTGCTCCGGCAGCGCCGGGAGGCCCCGTCCGGGAGCTTGGGGTCGACGGCTTACGGCATCTGTCAGGCGATGGGGGCGATGCCCTTGCATGATCTGAGCGAGGAGACGATATTCGGCCAATTCATCGGCTTCGAGGCGGCCGGGGACGGGGCGCCTCCGCCAGGGATGGCGGCTTATGTGATTCGCCCGGGCAAGTACGCGGTCTTCCGCCACCGGGGCCCAACCTCCTTGCTGCGCAGCAGCTATGAGTACATTTGGGGAACGTGGATGCAAGCCGCCTCCTGGGAACTGGACGATCGCGACGATTTCGAACAGTATGGAGAAGATTTTTACGGAACGGAGCATGAGGACTCCATCATTCGGATCTTTATCCCGGTCAAGCCGGAGACCGGCGCATCCGGTTGA
- a CDS encoding 3'-5' exoribonuclease YhaM family protein codes for MTLIKQLTNQDDFIGFYLLKELEVKQTNGNPPKDYLDIVLCDATGQLPAKYWDASPTDKETFFPMGLVKVRGIVQTYRERLQVKILQIRPAKEEDGVTLTDFIRSAPIRPIDLIHAIKQAISSISDKEIRALVSFCVEKVEEKLMHYPAAKTHHHAYFAGLAYHMVRMLEIGDFLCRQRPFLNPDLLKAGIILHDIAKPEEMVAQLGIVSEYSVQGKLVGHISMASNWITEAALRLDIDLDSPKVLGLQHLVLSHHNLGEWGSPVQPQTPEAVALHHIDALDAKLQMVEDALDTTPETEEWTPFIRGLENKAIYRMKL; via the coding sequence GTGACATTAATCAAGCAACTGACGAATCAGGACGACTTTATCGGCTTTTATTTGCTGAAGGAGCTGGAGGTCAAGCAGACGAACGGCAATCCGCCGAAGGACTATTTGGACATCGTCCTGTGCGATGCGACCGGGCAGCTTCCAGCAAAATATTGGGATGCATCCCCGACCGATAAGGAGACATTTTTCCCGATGGGGCTCGTGAAGGTGCGCGGCATCGTGCAGACCTACCGGGAACGGCTGCAGGTGAAAATTCTGCAAATCCGTCCGGCCAAGGAGGAGGACGGGGTGACATTGACCGATTTCATTCGTTCGGCCCCGATTCGTCCCATCGACCTGATTCATGCAATCAAACAGGCCATCTCCAGCATTTCCGATAAGGAGATTCGCGCGCTTGTCTCCTTCTGCGTAGAGAAGGTGGAGGAGAAGCTGATGCACTACCCGGCGGCGAAAACTCATCACCATGCCTATTTCGCAGGCTTGGCCTACCATATGGTGCGCATGCTGGAAATCGGGGACTTTCTGTGCCGGCAGCGGCCGTTCCTGAACCCGGATCTGCTGAAGGCGGGCATCATTCTTCACGATATTGCGAAGCCGGAGGAAATGGTGGCCCAACTCGGCATCGTATCGGAATATAGCGTTCAAGGCAAGCTGGTCGGCCATATTTCGATGGCATCGAACTGGATTACGGAGGCAGCCCTGCGCCTCGACATCGATCTTGATTCGCCGAAGGTGCTCGGCCTGCAGCATCTCGTGTTGTCTCATCATAATCTGGGTGAATGGGGCAGCCCCGTGCAGCCGCAGACGCCGGAGGCGGTGGCGCTCCATCATATCGACGCGCTTGACGCGAAGCTCCAGATGGTCGAGGATGCGCTGGACACGACGCCGGAGACGGAGGAGTGGACGCCGTTCATCCGCGGCTTGGAGAACAAGGCGATCTATCGGATGAAGCTGTAG
- a CDS encoding NRAMP family divalent metal transporter, with translation MDLLSNFDTELNPARNPSSLWRKCLLLLGPGFITAATVLGPGSITVSSSAGALMEYSVLWVLVIAAVFMSAFTAIAGKIGCLNRDSLLFIVQQQYGRWLAILIGLSVFLITAGFQTGNNIGVGLAFDAAFGGGIALWAGVFLVIALVFIWTSSNFYKLLEKVMMLMVILMIIAFIGNLFRISPDLGALAAGFVPSPPAIWGLVIAISATSFSIAGAAGQAYMVQGKGWQPQDLRKSNASAIVGIVVLCGLTLIIMITSAAVLAPQGIQVHSALDMAVQLEPLLGPLAKWLFLLGLFAASFSSFVANAVLGGMLLSDGFGWGRTLNDKSVKIFTSLLLAGSTLIAILAEANPIQLIIMAQASTVLGAPLIAIVLLLLGNNKKVLGSRTNGWFTNVTAGLASLWLLYLSVNQLLTFLQ, from the coding sequence GTGGACCTGTTGAGCAACTTCGACACGGAGCTGAATCCAGCCCGCAATCCAAGCAGTCTATGGAGGAAATGCTTGCTCCTTCTCGGCCCGGGCTTCATTACTGCCGCAACTGTCCTCGGTCCGGGGAGCATTACGGTCAGCAGCAGCGCCGGGGCGCTTATGGAGTACTCGGTGCTGTGGGTGCTTGTCATCGCTGCCGTATTTATGTCCGCGTTCACCGCCATTGCCGGCAAGATCGGCTGCCTGAACCGCGATTCGCTGCTCTTCATCGTTCAGCAGCAGTACGGGCGCTGGCTGGCCATTCTCATCGGGCTAAGCGTGTTCCTGATCACGGCGGGCTTCCAGACCGGGAACAACATTGGCGTCGGCCTGGCCTTCGACGCCGCATTTGGCGGAGGCATTGCCCTGTGGGCAGGCGTCTTTCTCGTTATCGCCCTCGTATTTATATGGACTTCTAGCAACTTTTACAAGCTATTGGAAAAGGTAATGATGCTGATGGTCATTCTGATGATCATCGCCTTCATTGGGAATCTGTTCCGCATATCGCCGGACCTGGGCGCGCTGGCCGCCGGCTTCGTCCCTTCGCCGCCCGCGATCTGGGGGCTGGTCATTGCCATCTCGGCGACAAGCTTCAGCATTGCCGGGGCTGCCGGGCAAGCCTATATGGTTCAGGGCAAGGGATGGCAGCCGCAGGATCTGCGCAAGAGCAACGCCAGCGCCATTGTCGGGATCGTGGTCCTGTGCGGTCTGACGCTCATTATTATGATTACGTCGGCAGCCGTGCTCGCCCCCCAAGGCATTCAAGTACACAGCGCCCTTGACATGGCTGTACAGCTGGAGCCGCTGCTTGGCCCGCTAGCGAAATGGCTGTTCCTTCTCGGGCTGTTCGCGGCTTCCTTCTCCTCCTTCGTCGCCAACGCCGTCTTAGGGGGAATGCTGCTGTCGGATGGCTTCGGCTGGGGCCGCACCTTGAACGACAAGAGCGTCAAAATCTTCACTTCCCTGCTGTTGGCGGGGAGCACGCTGATCGCGATTCTGGCCGAGGCCAATCCGATTCAATTGATTATTATGGCGCAGGCATCGACAGTTCTCGGAGCGCCGCTCATCGCCATCGTGCTGCTGCTGCTCGGCAACAACAAAAAGGTCCTCGGCAGCCGCACGAACGGCTGGTTCACGAATGTCACCGCGGGACTAGCCTCTCTCTGGCTCCTCTATTTATCTGTAAATCAGTTGCTGACCTTCTTGCAGTAG
- a CDS encoding IclR family transcriptional regulator: MEHYLTSVQKCCTLLKLFLRGGKEWGVTDLSRELTWSKGAVHKMLSTLESEGFIKQNPRNKLYSLGYTLLELGNKVKNDDDVVGFARPYLQQLADATKESVCLCIRDHMDAIYVDKLDSPLPIRFIIDGYRRFPLYATSASRVILAYGPEALQEAVLNEPMTAFTSHSITEPEQLRLRLEHIRSQGYEISSNMRNIGVTGIAAPIFQSDGSVLASISLIGPSERMEQHVDRWLALLLQTTREMSRLNGFL; the protein is encoded by the coding sequence ATGGAGCATTATCTGACCTCCGTACAGAAATGCTGTACGCTGCTGAAATTATTTCTTCGTGGCGGCAAAGAGTGGGGAGTGACGGATCTGAGCCGGGAATTGACATGGTCCAAGGGCGCCGTTCACAAGATGCTGTCCACGCTGGAAAGCGAAGGATTCATCAAGCAGAACCCGCGAAACAAACTGTATTCGCTCGGCTACACCTTGCTGGAGCTGGGCAACAAAGTGAAGAATGACGATGATGTGGTCGGCTTCGCCCGGCCATATTTACAGCAGTTGGCCGACGCCACGAAGGAATCGGTCTGCCTGTGCATTCGTGATCATATGGATGCCATCTACGTGGACAAGCTGGACTCCCCCCTGCCGATTCGCTTCATTATTGACGGTTACCGGCGCTTCCCGCTTTATGCGACCAGCGCTTCGCGCGTCATTCTCGCCTACGGGCCAGAGGCGCTTCAGGAGGCGGTGCTGAACGAGCCGATGACGGCCTTCACCAGCCATTCCATCACCGAACCGGAGCAGCTGCGTCTCCGTCTGGAACATATCCGGAGCCAGGGCTATGAGATCAGCTCCAATATGCGCAATATCGGCGTCACCGGCATTGCGGCGCCTATCTTCCAGAGCGACGGCAGCGTTCTCGCCTCCATCAGTCTGATCGGGCCAAGCGAGCGGATGGAGCAGCATGTGGATCGCTGGCTCGCCCTGCTTCTTCAGACGACGCGGGAGATGTCGCGGCTGAACGGATTTCTGTGA
- a CDS encoding ABC transporter substrate-binding protein, producing the protein MKRQWVPLLLLCALVASLLTACGESKSAAGDGSGSNSQGLGGELVVAGNGATVEALMKDEIFKKFNAKYPDVKLSYVSGVSTDIVAKVTAQQGSPQIDVVVIEGGEQEAGRGKGLWEPLDPSAVPNMSKVDGALAVAENSGVTVNYTPMGISYNAKLAQERGLPVPESWNDLARPEMKGQITLTEMSSNFGRSATIMLAYANGGSEREMAPGFEKLKQIAGYMPTFAKTAAQLQQNLQNHTSVYTAWTMARSIVQKDQGVELEFVIPKEGANIVPNVASLVKGAKHPKAAAAFIDFLLTDEVQTLYATKLYYNTAVDVELPEETAKLLNFDKSLIVPFDYGTISDNTKQWLDTFNKEVAPLVGK; encoded by the coding sequence ATGAAAAGACAATGGGTGCCGCTGCTTCTGCTGTGCGCGTTAGTGGCGTCGCTGTTGACCGCTTGCGGGGAGTCCAAATCCGCTGCCGGGGATGGAAGCGGTTCCAACTCGCAGGGGCTCGGGGGAGAACTGGTCGTAGCGGGCAATGGCGCCACCGTGGAGGCGTTGATGAAGGATGAGATTTTCAAAAAGTTCAATGCCAAGTATCCGGACGTAAAGCTCTCCTACGTGTCCGGGGTATCAACGGATATTGTCGCCAAGGTGACCGCGCAGCAAGGTTCGCCGCAGATCGATGTCGTCGTCATCGAGGGCGGCGAGCAGGAGGCGGGCCGGGGGAAAGGTCTATGGGAGCCGCTTGATCCTTCCGCCGTGCCGAACATGTCCAAGGTGGACGGAGCGTTAGCCGTGGCGGAGAACAGCGGCGTGACGGTGAATTATACGCCGATGGGCATCTCGTACAATGCGAAGCTGGCCCAGGAGAGAGGGCTTCCCGTGCCGGAATCGTGGAATGATCTGGCCCGTCCCGAGATGAAGGGCCAGATTACATTAACAGAGATGTCCAGCAATTTCGGCCGTTCGGCGACGATTATGCTTGCTTACGCGAACGGCGGATCGGAGCGGGAGATGGCGCCGGGGTTCGAGAAGCTGAAGCAGATTGCCGGATATATGCCGACCTTCGCCAAGACGGCGGCGCAGCTGCAGCAGAATCTGCAGAACCATACGTCCGTGTATACCGCCTGGACGATGGCCCGCAGCATCGTGCAGAAGGATCAGGGCGTGGAATTGGAATTCGTCATTCCGAAGGAAGGGGCCAATATCGTCCCGAACGTTGCTTCGCTGGTGAAGGGCGCGAAGCATCCGAAGGCTGCCGCGGCATTCATTGATTTCTTATTGACGGATGAGGTGCAGACGCTGTATGCGACGAAGCTGTATTACAACACGGCCGTCGATGTAGAGCTGCCGGAAGAGACGGCGAAGCTGCTGAACTTCGACAAGAGCCTCATCGTCCCGTTCGATTACGGGACGATCAGCGACAACACGAAGCAATGGCTCGACACGTTCAACAAAGAGGTCGCGCCTCTGGTAGGCAAATAG
- a CDS encoding ABC transporter ATP-binding protein has translation MTITYDVELQNIHKRFGGTVVVDRFDLAVERGECVTFLGPSGCGKTTTLNMIAGFLEPDGGELRIKGRSMRGVPANKRDLGMVFQTYSLFPHMPVGENVAYGLKLRKTPKGETADRVRRVLDLVKLPHVADRYPKQLSGGQRQRIAIARALVTEPSLLLLDEPLSNLDAKLREELREELKRLQQDIGVTTIFVTHDQEEAMYLSDRIVVLNHGAVEQIGTPDQIYEAPATAFVHEFIGKSNRFAAEVISTGEQGGELRTAGGLRFRAGRQRYPFREGEPVHAYVRPEHIRVEFGQEAGGPASEEPNTVSGTISLLSYLGAYGEMVVHTAGGAITVRTHSPRRAMAAAQGQAVKLTWDEADVLVFPRGEA, from the coding sequence ATGACGATCACGTATGATGTAGAATTGCAGAATATCCATAAGCGGTTCGGCGGGACGGTCGTCGTTGACCGGTTCGACTTGGCGGTGGAGCGGGGAGAATGCGTCACCTTCCTCGGCCCGTCGGGCTGCGGGAAGACGACAACCTTGAACATGATTGCCGGCTTCCTCGAGCCGGACGGCGGAGAGCTTCGCATCAAGGGCCGCTCGATGCGGGGGGTTCCGGCGAACAAGCGCGATCTCGGCATGGTGTTCCAGACCTATTCGCTGTTCCCGCATATGCCGGTCGGCGAGAATGTCGCTTACGGCCTCAAACTGAGAAAGACGCCGAAGGGAGAGACAGCGGATCGCGTGCGGAGGGTGCTTGATCTCGTCAAGCTGCCGCATGTGGCGGACCGCTATCCGAAGCAGCTGTCCGGGGGACAGCGGCAGCGCATCGCGATTGCCCGGGCGCTGGTCACCGAGCCGTCCCTGCTGCTGCTCGACGAGCCCCTCAGCAATCTGGATGCGAAGCTGAGGGAGGAGCTGCGGGAGGAATTGAAGCGGCTCCAGCAGGACATCGGCGTGACGACCATCTTCGTCACCCATGATCAGGAAGAGGCGATGTACTTGTCTGATCGGATTGTCGTACTGAATCATGGCGCCGTGGAGCAGATCGGCACGCCTGATCAGATATACGAGGCGCCGGCCACCGCCTTCGTGCATGAATTCATCGGCAAGTCGAACCGGTTCGCGGCCGAGGTTATCTCCACTGGCGAGCAAGGGGGCGAGCTAAGGACGGCGGGCGGACTGCGGTTCCGAGCCGGGCGGCAGCGTTACCCGTTCCGGGAGGGAGAGCCTGTGCACGCTTATGTGCGGCCGGAGCATATCCGGGTCGAATTCGGGCAGGAGGCCGGCGGGCCGGCGAGCGAGGAGCCGAATACGGTATCGGGAACAATAAGCTTGCTGTCCTATCTGGGCGCCTATGGCGAGATGGTTGTCCATACGGCGGGCGGCGCCATCACGGTGCGGACGCACTCGCCGCGCCGGGCCATGGCTGCGGCCCAGGGACAGGCCGTCAAGCTAACGTGGGACGAGGCGGATGTGCTCGTCTTCCCGCGAGGGGAGGCGTGA
- a CDS encoding ABC transporter permease yields the protein MEQGRRKSWIALLLLAPSLILILGVFLLPMLYMFLISVREDGGTGAWTIAQYRLFFVDVYYAEVLWRTVKLSAYTVLACLVLGYPVAMYMARATPKIRGLITFLIISPHLISVVIRNFGWVVILSDNGFINNSLLALGLIESPLRLLYNELGVVIGLTDSLIVYMVLAIATSLYAVDASLYKAAGILGASRLRMFFSVTLPLSMPGVFAGTTLVFSLAMSAFVTPALMGGTSVKVMPVIAYEQMMAAYDWSLGAALAFLLLGSTLGLVSVFTKLVETKRYKEVFSS from the coding sequence ATGGAGCAGGGCCGACGGAAGTCATGGATTGCGCTGCTGCTTCTTGCGCCGAGTCTTATCCTCATCCTGGGCGTATTCCTCCTGCCGATGCTGTATATGTTCCTCATCAGCGTCCGGGAGGACGGGGGAACGGGAGCCTGGACGATCGCGCAGTACCGGTTGTTTTTCGTGGATGTGTACTATGCGGAGGTGCTGTGGCGAACGGTCAAGCTGAGCGCGTATACCGTCCTGGCTTGTCTTGTCCTCGGCTACCCGGTCGCCATGTATATGGCCCGGGCCACGCCGAAGATTAGGGGGCTGATTACCTTCCTTATCATCTCGCCGCATCTGATTAGCGTCGTGATTCGGAATTTCGGCTGGGTCGTCATTCTAAGCGACAATGGCTTCATTAACAACAGCCTGCTCGCGCTGGGGCTGATCGAGAGCCCGCTGCGCCTGCTGTACAACGAGCTCGGCGTCGTTATCGGCTTGACGGACTCCCTGATCGTCTATATGGTGCTGGCTATCGCCACCAGCCTCTATGCCGTAGACGCCTCGCTGTATAAAGCGGCCGGCATTCTCGGCGCGTCGCGTCTGCGCATGTTCTTCAGCGTTACTTTGCCGCTCAGCATGCCTGGAGTATTCGCCGGAACGACGCTGGTGTTCAGCCTGGCGATGAGCGCCTTCGTCACGCCGGCCTTGATGGGCGGCACGTCGGTGAAGGTGATGCCTGTCATCGCCTACGAGCAGATGATGGCCGCTTATGATTGGTCGCTTGGCGCGGCGCTGGCCTTCCTGTTGCTCGGATCGACGCTTGGGCTGGTGTCGGTATTTACGAAATTGGTGGAGACGAAGCGATATAAGGAGGTGTTCTCGTCATGA
- a CDS encoding ABC transporter permease: MTNRTGRFRISPLGIIAFLVVFFVVSPLLIIVPTSFTATGVLRFPPEGFSLQWYAKILERPEFIESFWVSLKLAAVTAVLATLIGTLAAFALHKYKPPGSGALNALLLSPLTVPSLIIGISALLFFTRIGLAGTFAGLLLSHILISVPYVVRLVLTGLSSFDYTLERAAAILGAHPVRTFWDITLPVIRPAIFSGMVFAFLTSFDNVTVSLFLISPSTTTLPMAIFNYMQESLTPLVASISSIMILLSLVFIFLLERVYGLDRLFGSHSHSH; the protein is encoded by the coding sequence ATGACGAACCGAACGGGGCGGTTTCGCATTTCCCCCCTAGGCATCATTGCGTTTCTCGTCGTCTTCTTCGTGGTCTCGCCGCTTCTTATTATTGTGCCGACCTCCTTCACGGCGACAGGGGTGCTTCGCTTTCCGCCAGAGGGCTTCTCCTTGCAATGGTATGCGAAAATCCTGGAACGGCCGGAGTTCATCGAATCGTTCTGGGTCAGCTTGAAGCTAGCCGCGGTGACGGCAGTCCTGGCGACGCTTATCGGCACGCTGGCCGCCTTCGCGCTGCACAAGTACAAGCCGCCCGGGAGCGGGGCGCTGAACGCGCTGCTCCTGTCGCCGCTTACCGTGCCGTCGCTTATTATCGGCATCTCGGCGCTGCTGTTCTTCACCCGCATCGGGCTGGCGGGAACGTTCGCCGGGCTGCTGCTGTCCCACATCCTGATCTCGGTGCCTTATGTCGTCCGGCTCGTGCTGACGGGGCTCAGTTCCTTCGATTACACGCTGGAGAGGGCAGCGGCCATATTGGGGGCGCATCCGGTGCGGACGTTTTGGGATATTACGCTGCCGGTTATCCGGCCGGCGATTTTTTCCGGAATGGTGTTCGCGTTCCTGACGTCCTTCGATAATGTGACGGTGTCCTTGTTCTTGATCTCGCCTTCGACGACGACGCTGCCGATGGCGATCTTCAATTATATGCAGGAGTCCTTGACGCCGCTGGTCGCTTCGATCTCTTCGATTATGATCTTGCTGAGTCTGGTCTTCATTTTCCTTTTGGAACGGGTATACGGCCTTGATCGGTTGTTCGGCTCCCATTCCCACTCTCATTAA
- a CDS encoding M20 family metallopeptidase: MNYLPRLERRLPEMMALLEQSVNMDSPSADKALTDRLIGWYEERFREQLQAEVERVPNELYGDRLAVRIGSGPRRILLVAHADTVWTAGEAGRRPFRADSKRAYGPGVYDMKASLIQALYAMKLLQAEGRLRDSLSIVLLINSDEEIGSPTSRAWIEAYAKESEAALVLEPPLEPNGALKTARKGSGRFLLAVQGQAAHAGVNPEAGISAVEELARQIIRLHSWSDADRGIQINVGKIAGGIGANVVADYAEAEIDVRVDTMDNFRSFPGRLKGLAPSLPGTRLRIGGGMNRPPMERTASSARLYEIARLAAREELSLELEEAGTGGVSDGNFIAACGTPTLDGLGVGGGGAHSPSEFIWVHELTRRTALLAGILERI, from the coding sequence ATGAACTACTTACCACGGTTGGAACGGCGGCTGCCCGAGATGATGGCGCTGCTCGAGCAAAGCGTGAACATGGATTCCCCGTCGGCGGACAAGGCGTTGACGGATCGGTTGATCGGCTGGTATGAGGAGCGGTTCCGCGAGCAATTGCAGGCCGAAGTCGAGCGGGTACCGAACGAATTATATGGCGATCGGCTTGCCGTCCGCATAGGCAGCGGTCCCCGCCGCATCTTGCTCGTCGCCCATGCCGATACGGTATGGACCGCCGGGGAAGCGGGCAGACGCCCGTTCCGCGCAGACAGCAAGCGGGCCTACGGGCCTGGCGTGTATGATATGAAGGCCAGCTTGATCCAGGCCTTGTATGCGATGAAGCTGCTGCAGGCGGAGGGGCGGCTGCGCGACTCGCTGTCGATCGTGCTGCTCATCAACAGCGACGAAGAGATCGGCAGCCCGACGTCGCGGGCATGGATCGAGGCTTACGCGAAGGAGAGCGAAGCGGCTCTTGTGCTTGAGCCTCCGCTGGAGCCGAACGGGGCCTTGAAGACGGCCCGCAAAGGCAGCGGCCGCTTCCTGCTGGCGGTGCAAGGGCAAGCCGCCCATGCGGGGGTGAATCCCGAGGCGGGCATCTCGGCGGTGGAGGAGCTGGCCCGGCAGATTATCCGGCTGCACTCGTGGTCTGATGCGGACCGCGGCATCCAGATCAATGTGGGCAAGATCGCCGGAGGCATCGGCGCCAACGTGGTTGCGGATTATGCCGAGGCCGAGATCGATGTGCGCGTAGATACGATGGACAACTTCCGGAGCTTCCCGGGGAGGCTGAAAGGGCTTGCTCCCAGTCTGCCCGGCACCCGCCTGCGCATCGGCGGCGGTATGAACCGGCCGCCGATGGAGCGGACCGCGTCAAGCGCCCGGCTGTATGAGATTGCCCGCTTGGCAGCCCGGGAGGAGCTGAGCTTGGAGCTGGAGGAGGCCGGCACTGGCGGCGTCAGCGACGGCAACTTCATCGCCGCCTGCGGCACGCCGACACTCGACGGGCTCGGCGTCGGCGGGGGCGGCGCGCATTCGCCGTCCGAATTCATCTGGGTGCATGAGCTGACCCGCCGCACGGCTTTATTGGCCGGCATTTTGGAGCGGATTTAG